The genomic stretch AGACAGCGCCTCTAGCGGCATCGAAAAATTTTGTGAACTGAACGGCCCCGATTTCTGCGTGATGCCGGGATCGGCTAATTTTTTCTACGACGCGATTTTGCTCGGCTCGCCCGGCGGCGTCATTAGTTTGGCGAATGTTCTTCCTGAAGCGGGATTAAAGTTGTACGAATTCGCCAAGCAGGGCGACTCGCCCGAAGGGCGCGCGTTTCACGAACGCATGAAATCCGCCAATAAAAAAATCAGCGGGACGTACGGCGTCTCCGGCGTTAAGGCGGCGATGGATATATGCGGCAAAGCGGGAGAATGGCCGCGCAAACCTCTGATGCGCCTCGAAGGCGATGACCGCGAAGCCGTAAAGCAAGCGCTGATTGAATCGGGCCTGTTGCCATGACGCTGGTCCTCGCCGTTGATGCGGGAACCACCGGGATGAAAGCCGCCCTGGTACGCGACGGGCGCGAGGTGGTTACTCAACATGAACTCTCTTACCCTCTCAACATACGCGGCGTTGAAATAGATATCGACCCCCAACATTGGTGGGACGGTTTTTTAACCTGCTGCGCCAATCTTGGGCCGCAACGCAACGAAGTCCAAGCGATTGCTTTTTCGGTTTCGACGCCGGGCGCGATGGCGTTTGATGCAGACGGCGCTCCTCTCACCCCTGCGGTTGTGTTCATGGACGGGCGCAGCGGCGCACAGGCGCAATACATTCGTGACGAGATCGGCGAAGAGTTCTTACTCGAACAAACAAGCAACCTGCCTGTATCCGGCGGCTGTACGGCTTCAACCATGATGTGGTGGAAGGACAAGCAGCCGGACGCCTACAATCAAGCCGCCATGTTTGGACATACCAACACGTTTTTATGCAAACGCTTAACGGGCGCTTGGGGCATGGACCCTTCGACGGCGTCATTGACCGCGCTCTACAATACAACAGTCAATGATAAAACCTGGAACGCTGCGATTGCCGAAGACTTGGGCGTTCCACTCGAAAAACTGCCGCCGATCGTTGATAGTTGGGAGCCAGTCGGCGAGCTACTTCCATGTTGGGCGCAAGAAACTGGATTGCCTGCGGGAACCCCGGTGTTAATGGGCGGCAACGACGCCATGTGCGCGGCGCTAACTGGCGGCGTGACCCATGAAGGCGCGGTGATGGACGTCTGCGGCACCTGCGAAATCATTTGCGTGGGGCTGGCGCAGGCGCTGCCGGGCCGGCAATACAATGTGCGCTGCCATGTCATACCAGGGCTTTGGTCAACGCTGTATGTTCTCAATACCGGCGGCAAGGCGCTGGAGTGGTTTCATCAAACTTTCTGTTC from Candidatus Hinthialibacter antarcticus encodes the following:
- a CDS encoding FGGY family carbohydrate kinase, whose translation is MTLVLAVDAGTTGMKAALVRDGREVVTQHELSYPLNIRGVEIDIDPQHWWDGFLTCCANLGPQRNEVQAIAFSVSTPGAMAFDADGAPLTPAVVFMDGRSGAQAQYIRDEIGEEFLLEQTSNLPVSGGCTASTMMWWKDKQPDAYNQAAMFGHTNTFLCKRLTGAWGMDPSTASLTALYNTTVNDKTWNAAIAEDLGVPLEKLPPIVDSWEPVGELLPCWAQETGLPAGTPVLMGGNDAMCAALTGGVTHEGAVMDVCGTCEIICVGLAQALPGRQYNVRCHVIPGLWSTLYVLNTGGKALEWFHQTFCSEMPAEAFYQDFVPNAIESYFAAGRVWNLPDYEVYLAGDRYSTEPKSAALSKLQLQTTREMLLMSIIRGNNQYMALHLNEMRKRVKLSCNVHLTGGGLSQAMIRCKREWMGEYEYRLCENSSMMGAAQLAHYAVSGEALWND